The DNA sequence GCATCTGGGCTGAAGCGGAAAAGGGAAAAGGGGCGACGTTCTACTTCACCTTGGCAGCGACAGGAGAAAACACGTAGACCATCCTGCACGAATATTGATCGTATCGTCTTGTTCAATTCAACTAAGATATTGAAATAAAGAGTTTGTTGGATAGCGACGTATAAGTGCCATGTTCGGTATTAGAGAAACCGTCTCAAGATCACTACGCTAAATCACAGGTTGATTTCTGCCAGTAGCAGTTCACCCTTTGTATCTTTTTGACCAGGTTGCGTCCCATGTCTCTCCTCACAAGTTCCCCGGATGCAGATGCATAAAGGATAAATTACGTGTTTTCACCAACAGACAGACATATACATCTTTAAGGCCATAAATATACATACAACCATAAGCTTACAATACAAAAATAGTCAGTCCTGACATAAAGTTGTGCCGCTATTTTATTGAACGTTGTCAATAAACCCAAGCCCGCAAACAAACAACGCGCATTGCATCCCGGATGCTTTACGAGCAATGTGAGGCCGCCGGAAAGTGCTACCATCCCTCTAAAATTATCGAGGTCGGAACTATTCTTGCATTTTCGTAATAAGAAAATTCATTCACTTAAGCTGAAAATACTTTCGCTAAACCGTCACAACTCCAGAAAGTATGACACCGCCCGGATCAAAGAAATTCTGTTTCATCAGGGCACATTACCTTCCCACCTGCTGAAACAGCCTTGAATAGATACCCTCCATCCAGGTTATAGCGTGCATAGCAAGGCGCTACGCATATAGCATCTACTGTCGACATCGACGCACCAGGAAAAAGTTTTATTACGCATTTGTAATTGTTTTATGGAAAATTGTGGAGAAGTGCGATTTAATCCGCAAAATTATCAAAAAAAAATTAACGTTTCTTATATGGGAAATGAAGTATAGTCGGCCAACCAGTTACCTATAACAGGAGTAAGTAATGAAGAAGTTACTTGTGATCGACGACGACAGAAAGCTTTGCACGATGCTCTCGCAATACCTTGGACCTGAGGGGTTTGCGGTCGAAGCCGTCCACGACGGTCGGGAAGGGGTTACGAAAGCCAGCGACGGCAATTTCGATCTGATCGTACTCGATGTCATGCTTCCAACCGTGAACGGTTTTGAGGTACTGCGCCATATCCGTACCCAGATGGACACGCCGGTTGTCATGTTGACGGCCCGCGGAGACTATGTTGACAGAATTATCGGGCTGGAGATGGGGGCTGACGACTATCTGCCCAAGCCCTTCAACACAAGAGAACTGGTTGCACGAATCAGAACTGTTCTACGCAGGGCTAATCAGGAGAAAGAAGAACACGCCGTTGCCCCTTCATCTAAAAAGCTGGTGGTAGGCGATGTGGAAATTGATCTGGGAACCCGCAACGTGACCTGCTCCGGGAGACCTGTCGAATTAACATCAGTTGAATTCAACCTGCTTGAACATCTGCTCAGGAATGCGGGGGAGCTGGTATCACGTGAAGACCTTTGTAAAAAGGTGCTTGGTCGCCGGTTGACCTCCTATGATCGC is a window from the Geoanaerobacter pelophilus genome containing:
- a CDS encoding response regulator transcription factor; translation: MKKLLVIDDDRKLCTMLSQYLGPEGFAVEAVHDGREGVTKASDGNFDLIVLDVMLPTVNGFEVLRHIRTQMDTPVVMLTARGDYVDRIIGLEMGADDYLPKPFNTRELVARIRTVLRRANQEKEEHAVAPSSKKLVVGDVEIDLGTRNVTCSGRPVELTSVEFNLLEHLLRNAGELVSREDLCKKVLGRRLTSYDRSIDGYISKLRKKLGHEVSGIERIRSIRCVGYLYALTNSSEVHVLEGISCSNTVSI